The DNA sequence TTCGATAATGGCATACCTTAACGTGTCCTGTGCCCTTTCCTTCACCCCTCCGGAGggtaagaaaataaagcatCAAACACCAACCATCAAACCTAAAAAGAATAGTAAAATGATGACAAGAGGGGGGATAGTGTTAGGACATTTAAGATTTACACAAGAAGATGAAAACGCTGGTTGCTgtgaacagaaaaaaaacagaaaacgtATAAAATGGGACGAGTGAGCGGAAGCTAAAACAGTCGCTACGCAGCCCCTTCAATTTAAAAAGAGGAGTACGCAGAAGAATATGTAAGTGCGAAGCCCATTAGGAGCGTATGATACATAACATATTATGTatgcaaaaagtaaaatagcGAAAAAtaacttcttttctcctaaaaaagggaaaaagaaagccaatgaaaagagagaagagaaaaatgaacggTGTCGTACACATTTTttgtatcattttctttttgatattCTCTGTTGCCCCTCCTCGATGTCACGCGGAGCAAAGGGCCCACCATTCTTATGCATCCTCAGCCATCCACTCCAGTCCCTCACATCAACTGTCATACCACCGCAAAACAGGGACGAAACGCTTCAAATAAAAGATCTGAGAAATAACGAAATGGGGGGGGTGGAAATGATGCGGTAGGGCAGCAACGGTGGTGTTACCAAAAAATGACCGTGTGGAAGGAATCCACGCCAAGCTTCCGCACCGCAATTTATTATTAGAAAGAAcgcaaaataacaataaaagagcTTACGAACGGGACTGGAGAACTCTTCATCCGATCCAAACAAATCATTTAGGAGGAAAAAGTTATTAAAAGATGAGGGGTAAGGTCAGGGTATAAAAGACAAACATTCATACCATCCTTAATGTGTCATAAAGTTGTCGGGTGGAGCCCCGTTTCATATCGCGATCCGTCCATGCGCGGCGGAATGCATTAACAACACGAGGTTTCTTCACATGCTCTGCCTGAAGTCTACGCCACCGCGACTGCGCACGCAACCGACCCGCAAGAAGCGAAGAGGCGTCACTTGTCCCGTCCGTCTCCCGCTGCCTCTGCTCCGCAGCCACCGAAACATCTTTGATGAGGCGAGAGGCACTACCGTCGACATTTCTACTATCTGGTATCAGTGCAAACACAGGTTCCCTGATGCTCACCACCCGGCTCAAAATACCCACAACAAGTGAAATGGCAGCAATACCGATACTTACACCCCATTGCTTGATCGAAAGGGGACGGACACCCATAAAGTCGTTAAAGGTGCAGATGGCCAACACTTGAAACGCAATGCACGAACCGacgacaacaataaaaaataccGACCGACCCATCCCTTCAAACACATTAAGTTCTCGGTACAATTTGCGACAATTTAACATGTGGAATATAGtgccgaaaacaaaaacgttgAATAGAAATGTTCGGTGCAAATGCTTGCCATTCTCATCCTCCCCAAAATACTTTCCACCAAACGTGagcacagaaaagaaagcagttAGCTGAACTGTGGCAACGGAAAAAATTGTGAACCACATTCGACGTGAGACAAGGGGAGCTCGGGGGGAAGACGGACCACGATTTAAGCAATCCTCTGTCGGTTGCTCCGTTGCGAGAGCGAGCGCCGCAAGTGTGTCCATAAGAAGATTTACCCATAACAGCTGTACAGTCGTTAACGGTGAAGACTTACCCTCCCTCACGAGGGTACCTACAACAGTTActagaaaagaaacaacgttCACGGTTAATTGCagctgcaggaacttgcggATGTTGTCATTCACAGTCCGCCCCCAAACAACGGCACGCTGGACAGAACGGAAGTTGTCGTCTAAAAGCACAATATCACCGGACTTCACCGCTATATCCGTGCCACTGCGCATCACAAAACCCACATTTGCAAGACGCAGCGCAGGGGCGTCATTTGTCCCATCACCAGTCACAGCAACGACCTCACCACGGAGCATCAGCATCAGTACGAGCAGTTGCTTGTCCAGAGGCTGCGAACgccccatcaccatcatccgGTCAAGAACAGGCCAGAACTTCTCCATGTTCGCCTCGTCACCATAAGTGTCATACACAAGGTTGCGGAAGTCCTTCCCAGTGAGCGCAAGATCACCACGCAGTCGATTGTAAATTCCACATTGCCGAGAAATTGCAACGGCTGTGTCGAGATTGTCACCCGTACACATCCTCACTGTCACTCCCGCACGCTGGCACATTCGCACAGCATCCACAACCTCTGGACGAAGCGGGTCCTGGATGCCTAATAGTGCAAGCCACACAAATGGTCCCTCGGGTTCCTCCTCGGGAACCGCACCGTCCGTACCGATACGCCCGTATGCCACGCCGATTGTGCGATTTGCGTCCCCCGCTATTGACCGTATCTGCTCAGTGATCATCTCAGTTACCTCCTCCGTCAGCGGCTCCTCACGACCCTCTGACGACAAGTATCGGTTGCACATGCCAAGCACACGATCAGAGCCCCCTTTCACGTACTGCATCACAACTCCATCCGCACCTGCAACCACAGCAGTCATAAACTTCCGTTCGCTcgtaaaaggaaagatggcAAAGCCACGGCTGCGGTTTGTCATGCGTAACTTCTGGTGTGGAAGCTCCTTGTCATTACAACTACCCGGTACCGATATCAACACGCGATCCACAAAATCCAATATCGCTTGGTCAGTTTTGTTGCCCTTGTCGGTACGCCACGTCCATCGAGACAGTAAGTCAGACTCAGCTCCCACATTACCTGGTAAAAGCTCCTTCTCACTCGAACTATTCAGTGCAAGACCAAGCATTAGTAACGACTGTGCATCACTAGACACACCCTCCAGATTAACCGTGGACGAGGGATCTCCGGGATTCGAGACACGGAACCGCCGCATCCCAATGTAACCTTGTACCACAGTCATACGATTCTGAGTCAGCGTCCCAGTTTTATCACTGCAAATCTGTGTTGCATTGCCCATTGTCtcacaagcacacaaacgCCTCACCTGATTATTGTCCTTCTGCATCTGGTTCTGTGAGTACGCAAGAGCAATCGTCACCGCCAACGGCAAGCCCTCTGGCACTGCGACGACAACAATCGTCACACAAAGTAGGAGAAAGTTCAGGAACTTCTTCGGGTaaaattgttgtttgtttgtagcAATTCGCTCAATTTCGATGATACAAAGTACTATGAAAAGCAGAACGGCGGATATAATTGCAACTCGACCAATAAAAGCGGCCAGCTCATCCAACCGCTCCTGCAAGGGAGTCGCCCTCGGTTCACCGTCGAGACGAGATTCCATTAGCAGCTTTCCACCAAAAGAAGACTCACCGACGGCGCACGCAAGAATGTAAGCATCCTCAGCCGTACTCACAACAGTCCCAGAAAGTAAGATTGGATGTTCGgcgcctttctttttcagatCATTCTCGCCAGTCACACTCGactcatcaacaacaacactcaaACCACGTACGTATAAACCATCTACAGGGATAACAAGACCCGGTGACAAGGACACAAGATCACCCACAACAATTTCTGTCACATCCACCGTAACCTTGTGACCATCACGAATGACGGAGATTGGCTGAGCAGAGTTCTCCTCCACAAGAGCACGGAATTTCAACTCCTTGCGGTAATCCTGAATAGACGATGCTGAGGTTACTGCAATCACGGCCATAAGAATGGCGGTGCCCTCTATCCAACCTGTCTTATAGTCAACCTTCTCGTGTCCGGGTTCCGGCACAGTTAACCCGAGGATAAGCGACACACATGCGGCAAGGGTCAAAAGTATGATCATGCGGTCACTCCATGCAGCTTTTAAAATCTTCCAGAATGTCAGCGGAGCCTCCTCAGGAAGCTCATTCCTCCCATACACAGCACGCCGATTCTCTACAGAAAAAGAGTCGATGCCATCTGTTATACTCGTGCCAAGTCGTTCGGCAATACCCTCAACGCCGCCAAGTTCCTCGTATAGGGGCTTTGGATCTTCATTGCAAGTAAATAACTTTTGCAGGAcgctttttgtttcattgccATTGTTCTCCGGTGATACTTGTGTCTTATGTTCCTGCGGTGACTCAAGTGGATGCATGTCTTTCCTAGTTTGATAGTATGCGAACTGATCTGTATATCTTTATGAAAATACTTCAGATATTTCTGAGACCCTTCCTTTTCGTAATGTCTTTGCTGAATTTAATCTCTCTGAAGTGATTTCGTcgatttttttgtaatttttttttcgagaatcgtgtttgccgcttttgtttccttttttcttttttttttttgtgcaaaGTTCTCTGTTGCTTTACAACAAGTGAATGGCACCACGCGCCCACTGCTCTGAATGTGTATATTTAGATGCTGCTTCGTATGTGCTGTATAGACGGAAGCTACAAATATGCGGTCTAGTGGCCACGTAATACAAAAAATTTAGATAGAAGCAACTaaatcaacaaaaagagacCAGTGGAGTCAAATATTAACTGGAGGATTCGCAAGCGATCCGTTCCTCTCGGCTCCGCCAACCCtcctgctttttgttttctttctcccttctttcgTCTCCGGGCTTCCTATCTTTAAGGTTTCTTTGACCTTTTCGGGTGTACTCTTTCCCTCAATCTTGGAGTTTAACCGAAAAACAGAATGAATAAAAGGAGTGTAAACCAATAAGTGGAAAAGGCGGGCAACGAAAGGTGAACAAGGGGAGACATAAAGGGAGACGATGTAGCGCGTCAGGCAAGTAGATAGAAGTGCCACCTGAAAAAACTTATGAATGTAAAAGCAAAGTGCGCACAACCAGGATATCCATAGTAACAGGAACGATATTGTTAATCCAGTAAAGAGCAGGGCTTCAATAAATATATGCAGACGCACAATAAAAACAGGTTAAACACTTTCCCAACGGGGATGACTTCAACACTTCACAATCCACTTAGGCAACGCCGCACTTACCCAGCGCTTGAAGTTCCACAAC is a window from the Trypanosoma brucei brucei TREU927 chromosome 8, complete sequence genome containing:
- a CDS encoding vacuolar-type Ca2+-ATPase 2, producing the protein MHPLESPQEHKTQVSPENNGNETKSVLQKLFTCNEDPKPLYEELGGVEGIAERLGTSITDGIDSFSVENRRAVYGRNELPEEAPLTFWKILKAAWSDRMIILLTLAACVSLILGLTVPEPGHEKVDYKTGWIEGTAILMAVIAVTSASSIQDYRKELKFRALVEENSAQPISVIRDGHKVTVDVTEIVVGDLVSLSPGLVIPVDGLYVRGLSVVVDESSVTGENDLKKKGAEHPILLSGTVVSTAEDAYILACAVGESSFGGKLLMESRLDGEPRATPLQERLDELAAFIGRVAIISAVLLFIVLCIIEIERIATNKQQFYPKKFLNFLLLCVTIVVVAVPEGLPLAVTIALAYSQNQMQKDNNQVRRLCACETMGNATQICSDKTGTLTQNRMTVVQGYIGMRRFRVSNPGDPSSTVNLEGVSSDAQSLLMLGLALNSSSEKELLPGNVGAESDLLSRWTWRTDKGNKTDQAILDFVDRVLISVPGSCNDKELPHQKLRMTNRSRGFAIFPFTSERKFMTAVVAGADGVVMQYVKGGSDRVLGMCNRYLSSEGREEPLTEEVTEMITEQIRSIAGDANRTIGVAYGRIGTDGAVPEEEPEGPFVWLALLGIQDPLRPEVVDAVRMCQRAGVTVRMCTGDNLDTAVAISRQCGIYNRLRGDLALTGKDFRNLVYDTYGDEANMEKFWPVLDRMMVMGRSQPLDKQLLVLMLMLRGEVVAVTGDGTNDAPALRLANVGFVMRSGTDIAVKSGDIVLLDDNFRSVQRAVVWGRTVNDNIRKFLQLQLTVNVVSFLVTVVGTLVREGKSSPLTTVQLLWVNLLMDTLAALALATEQPTEDCLNRGPSSPRAPLVSRRMWFTIFSVATVQLTAFFSVLTFGGKYFGEDENGKHLHRTFLFNVFVFGTIFHMLNCRKLYRELNVFEGMGRSVFFIVVVGSCIAFQVLAICTFNDFMGVRPLSIKQWGVSIGIAAISLVVGILSRVVSIREPVFALIPDSRNVDGSASRLIKDVSVAAEQRQRETDGTSDASSLLAGRLRAQSRWRRLQAEHVKKPRVVNAFRRAWTDRDMKRGSTRQLYDTLRMV